Genomic DNA from Erythrobacter aureus:
ATGAACAGCAGCGCGCGGTAGAGCGCGAGGACCGATAGAACGCCGAGCGCGAGCGCCACCGGCACGCTTTCGACAAGAATGGCGCCTGCCAGTGAGGCATAGCCGACCAAGGCCGAACCGATCATGTCCGGCCAATATATTCCCGCGCGGTGTGCGGCGATGTCCTTGGTCAGATCGCGCGCCGCGCGCAGCATCGCCTTGTCGTCGGGTATCTGGGCATGCCAACCCGAGCCCGCCTCGCGTCGCGAGGCGATATCGGCAGCCGAAATCCGTGTTTGTTGCACATTCATGGTCGAAATTCCCGGGGCGTCTCTATCCGAAAACACACACGCGATACAGCGCACGGTGTCGATCATAGTAATCGTGGCGGCGCGTTTCCTTGACAAAGATCAGCTAGCGCACACAGGGCTAATCCAGGCTGAACGAAGGTAACGCGCGAATGTCCGATGCGAATGTGGTGATAGAGGCAGTGGAAGGCAAGAAGGGCCGCGCCGAGTTTGTCGATATCGGTCGGGCGCTGGCCGCACGCGAACCGCATTCCGTGCCGCAACTGCGTTCGGAACAATTGGAATTGGTCGATCCGGGTAAGAACCCCTTTTTCGGCCATGCCTCCCACCAGCTCTTCATCGCCCGCCGGAAAGGCAGGCCGGTGGGCCGCATTTCCGCCCATATCGATCATCTTGCCCTCGAATTGCCGCGCGAACAGGGTTTCGGTCCAGGCGCGGGCATGTTCGGCTATTTCGATGCCGAGGACGAAGGCGCGGCGCATGCGCTTCTCGCGGCGGCCGAGCGCTGGTTGCGCGCCCAGGGCATGACCCGCGCGATCGGCCCGATCTCGATGTCGATCTGGGAAGAGCCCGGCCTGCTCGTGAAAGGCCAGGATCACGCGCCGCTGATCATGATGGGCCACCACCCGGCTATATACCGGCAATGGATCGAGAGCGCGGGCTATGCGCGCGCCAAGACGTTGCTGACATACGATCTGGACGTATCGGGGGATTTCCCCCCGCTGGTGCGCCGCATCGTGCAATCGGGTCAGCGCAACAAACGCATCACCGTCCGCCCGGTCGACACAAAACGCTGGGACGAGGAAGTCGAGGTAATCCTTTCGATCCTCAACGATGCCTGGTCGAACAATTGGGGGTTCGTTCCGTTCACCAGTGAAGAAATCGCCTATGCCGGCAAGAAACTGAAGCCGATCATTCACGAGGAGATCAATCTGGTGGCGGAACTGGACGGGCGGCCAGTCGCCTTCATGCTGACCTTCCCCGACGTCAACCGCGTACTGCGCAAGGTGAATGGCAAGCTGTTTCCCTTCGGATGGTTCCACCTGCTGCGCTGGATGCGCAAACCCATCGGCGCCGATATGCGCGTGCCCCTGATGGGTGTGCTCAAGGAACTGCACAATTCGCGTCTCGCCAGCCAGCTTGCCTTCATGATGATCAGCCAGATCCGCGACACCGCCACCCGGCTCTATGGCACGCAGCGCGCCGAGATCGGCTGGATTCTCGACGACAATAAGGGGATGATGGCAATTGCCGATGCCATCGAAAGCAGCGTCAATCGCGAATATGCGATTTATGAAAGGCCGATCGCCGATTGAACCGGGCCGGCTGTCGCAATTTGGCCACGGTCCGCAGTCAAGCGACAGGCGGCGGGAACTGCATCGGCGCGCCCACCGTTGGCGGAACACACGCGCGATACCGATATCGCCACCCCTTACGAGAACCGATGACGCAGCACCCCAAGACCCGCGCTCGTGAAAAGCTACCGGCCCATGTGCTCGTGGTGGAAGATGATGCCGTGCTCGGCCTCACGATCGAACAGGCGCTGCTCGATGCCGGCGTGGCCAAGGTGGCGCTGTCCGCCTCGACCGAGGAAGCCCTGCGCCATTTGCGCGACGATCAGCCCCAGGTAATCGTGCTCGACGTGCACCTTGCCGACCGCGACGATGGCTGGGCCATTGCCGAACTGGTCCGCACGCTTGGCCCGGACAGCCCGCGTATCATTTTTTCGACCGGCGCCCCGCAGGACATTCCCGCGGACATTGCCGCGCTCGGCTGTATTCTCGAAAAACCCTATGACGCGGACATCCTGGTGGATCTGCTGCGCCAACCCCGGCGACAGGGCATCATCTCGCGCCTGCGCGGCGCCCTGCGCTGATACCTTCGCGGGGCGCTTTGCCCGCCCCTGCCTTCGCATGTCCTCGCCGCAAAATCCCGAGCGCGGACCGTCGCATGGAAAAAGACCGTCGCATGGAAAAAAGGCCTCCGCTGCTTATGCAACGGAGGCCTTTCGGGATCGTATCACCGGCCGCTTGGACGGGAGGGGGGGTCTCGGCGGTGACATAAAGGATACGCGCCGCCAAAAACTGGGTTCCCGCCTATCGTCATTTTTTTTGAATTGCGCGAAATTCCGGTCAGATAATCCGGTCAGATAAAGGGTCGGCAATTGTCCTTGCTGCGATCGAACTGGGCGAATTCGGCCGCTTTGGCGAGGTCCGGTACGTGGATTTCGCGCGATTTCCATTCCACCAGGCCTTCGCGCTGGAGTTGGCGCAGGGTTCGGTTGGTGTGGACCAGCGACAGGCCCAGCATATCGGCGATTTGCGCCTGGGTGATCGGCAGAGAAACAATGTTCTGTTCGTCGGCCAGGCAGGTCGATTGCGCCCGGTCGAGCAACCACACCGCCAGATAGGTTACCCGTTCGCGGGCATTGCGCTGCCCCAGCGACACGATGTGCCCTTCGAGAGCCGTTTCTTCCTTGGCGGCGAGCCAAGTGATATCGTAACCGAGGGTCGGATGCTTCGCCACCAGTTCGAAGAAAGCGTCTTTCCTGAATCGGCACAGGCGC
This window encodes:
- a CDS encoding Crp/Fnr family transcriptional regulator — encoded protein: MHEIADPIACPQCPLQACPGLRELGEQQLVYMEEFKDGEVALDRGDALIEEGECHERLYTVLDGVLIRSRSLDDGRRQIVNFMFPGDLIGLQGAFDEPSSHTIEALVEARLCRFRKDAFFELVAKHPTLGYDITWLAAKEETALEGHIVSLGQRNARERVTYLAVWLLDRAQSTCLADEQNIVSLPITQAQIADMLGLSLVHTNRTLRQLQREGLVEWKSREIHVPDLAKAAEFAQFDRSKDNCRPFI
- a CDS encoding N-acetyltransferase is translated as MSDANVVIEAVEGKKGRAEFVDIGRALAAREPHSVPQLRSEQLELVDPGKNPFFGHASHQLFIARRKGRPVGRISAHIDHLALELPREQGFGPGAGMFGYFDAEDEGAAHALLAAAERWLRAQGMTRAIGPISMSIWEEPGLLVKGQDHAPLIMMGHHPAIYRQWIESAGYARAKTLLTYDLDVSGDFPPLVRRIVQSGQRNKRITVRPVDTKRWDEEVEVILSILNDAWSNNWGFVPFTSEEIAYAGKKLKPIIHEEINLVAELDGRPVAFMLTFPDVNRVLRKVNGKLFPFGWFHLLRWMRKPIGADMRVPLMGVLKELHNSRLASQLAFMMISQIRDTATRLYGTQRAEIGWILDDNKGMMAIADAIESSVNREYAIYERPIAD
- a CDS encoding response regulator; amino-acid sequence: MTQHPKTRAREKLPAHVLVVEDDAVLGLTIEQALLDAGVAKVALSASTEEALRHLRDDQPQVIVLDVHLADRDDGWAIAELVRTLGPDSPRIIFSTGAPQDIPADIAALGCILEKPYDADILVDLLRQPRRQGIISRLRGALR